One Hydrogenoanaerobacterium saccharovorans DNA segment encodes these proteins:
- a CDS encoding DHHW family protein codes for MIGKRISAMFFLLMMLLVPVAMWANGGFNAFPVFNILQVASGEYSQQAEQRFEENFPQREELSNLAWNLRYRMGVKEIDGYFITDTSIIKNVGKPNRDIVKKNKSAIMEFTQRVNNKTYLMLLPTASAIKQRQLPDFATPYNQKSFIEDVYKSFGGELLTVDVYPILFANQNKNLYYNTEDQITPLGGYYTYMVLGDKLGTNVNSLDRYTIEYVKHDYEGKLKAKFPYAQVKSDVITLYNYRLDKFFRTYTVRRTQGNEYASLNDLYDRSSLRGENPLDVYFGGMSQIVDITIRTGSDKPSPNKTKLLIVGDETAKSYVPFLTPHYSQIQIINAVTATPQQLADADVSSFDQVLFAFSTDTYMHCENLSVITELANS; via the coding sequence ATGATAGGGAAGCGAATCAGTGCGATGTTTTTTTTGCTCATGATGCTGCTCGTCCCCGTGGCGATGTGGGCTAACGGCGGTTTTAATGCGTTCCCTGTGTTTAATATTTTGCAGGTTGCCTCCGGCGAATACTCCCAACAGGCAGAGCAAAGGTTTGAAGAGAATTTTCCTCAGCGCGAAGAGCTATCGAACCTTGCTTGGAATTTGCGTTACCGTATGGGAGTCAAAGAAATAGACGGATATTTTATAACCGATACGAGTATTATTAAAAATGTGGGCAAACCAAACCGCGATATTGTTAAAAAAAACAAATCCGCTATTATGGAGTTTACGCAAAGGGTAAACAATAAAACCTATCTCATGCTGCTGCCTACAGCGTCGGCAATCAAACAGCGGCAGTTGCCCGATTTTGCTACACCGTACAACCAAAAAAGTTTTATTGAAGATGTATACAAAAGCTTTGGTGGCGAACTGCTTACAGTGGATGTTTACCCGATACTGTTTGCCAACCAAAACAAAAACCTATATTATAACACCGAGGACCAGATTACCCCATTGGGCGGTTACTACACATATATGGTGCTGGGGGATAAGTTAGGAACCAATGTGAACTCGCTTGACCGGTATACGATTGAATATGTAAAACATGATTATGAGGGCAAGTTAAAAGCAAAGTTCCCGTATGCACAGGTGAAAAGCGATGTGATTACGCTTTATAACTACCGCCTTGATAAATTCTTTCGTACCTATACGGTTCGGCGTACGCAAGGCAATGAGTATGCTTCGCTGAACGATTTGTATGACCGCAGCAGTTTGCGGGGCGAAAACCCGCTGGATGTTTATTTTGGCGGAATGTCGCAAATTGTAGATATTACAATTCGTACCGGTTCGGACAAACCCAGCCCCAATAAAACCAAGCTGCTCATCGTTGGGGATGAAACGGCGAAGAGTTATGTCCCTTTTTTAACACCGCATTACAGCCAAATACAAATCATTAACGCGGTTACCGCCACACCGCAGCAGCTTGCCGATGCGGATGTTTCAAGTTTTGATCAGGTGCTGTTTGCTTTTTCTACCGACACCTACATGCACTGCGAAAATCTATCTGTAATAACAGAATTGGCAAACTCATAA
- a CDS encoding DUF1846 domain-containing protein, translating to MKEIGFDNEKYLKMQSEHILDRISQSDNKLYLEFGGKLFDDFHASRVLPGFAPDSKVKMLMQLKESAEIVIVICAADIEKNKVRGDLGITYDVDVLRLIDAFRDIGLYVGSVVISQYSSQPAADAFKKRLENLGVRVFLHYPIAGYPSNIPLIVSDEGYGKNEYIETTRPLVVVTAPGPGSGKMAICLSQLYHEYKRGIKAGYSKFETFPIWNLPLKHPVNLAYEAATADLNDVNMIDPFHLDAYGKTTVNYNRDVEIFPVLNAIFEKILGESPYKSPTDMGVNMVGFCITDDDVVRDASKQEIIRRYYHMLCDQRTGRAEASSIYKIELLMKQAGVCHTDRAVAVLARKRAADTGMPAAAIELPDGTIITGKTSSLLGASSAALLNALKYLGGISHDMHLISPIIIEPIQHLKVDHLGNLNPRLHTDETLIALSMSAATNPTAELAMKQLEKLRGCEAHSSVILSQVDDSVFKKLGMNLTCEPQYQTKKLYHK from the coding sequence ATGAAAGAAATTGGATTTGATAACGAAAAATATCTGAAAATGCAATCGGAACATATTCTGGATCGCATTTCACAGTCTGACAATAAGCTATATCTCGAATTTGGCGGCAAACTTTTTGATGATTTTCATGCATCACGTGTTTTGCCCGGCTTTGCACCCGACAGTAAAGTAAAAATGCTGATGCAGCTGAAAGAAAGCGCAGAAATTGTTATTGTTATTTGTGCTGCGGATATCGAGAAAAATAAAGTTCGCGGTGACCTTGGCATTACTTATGATGTGGATGTACTGCGCCTGATAGACGCTTTTCGCGACATTGGGTTGTATGTAGGCAGCGTTGTAATATCGCAGTATTCCAGCCAGCCTGCTGCAGATGCATTTAAAAAGAGGCTTGAAAATTTGGGTGTACGTGTATTTCTGCACTATCCCATTGCCGGTTACCCCTCCAATATTCCATTGATTGTAAGCGATGAAGGTTACGGCAAAAATGAATATATCGAAACAACCCGCCCGCTTGTAGTGGTTACAGCACCGGGGCCGGGCAGCGGTAAAATGGCAATTTGCCTTTCGCAGCTTTACCACGAGTACAAACGCGGTATCAAAGCGGGCTATTCCAAATTCGAGACATTTCCCATTTGGAATCTCCCCCTCAAACATCCGGTTAATTTGGCATATGAAGCTGCAACTGCCGACCTAAACGATGTCAACATGATTGACCCGTTTCATCTTGACGCTTATGGCAAAACCACGGTTAACTACAACCGCGATGTTGAAATTTTCCCTGTACTGAACGCAATATTTGAAAAAATACTGGGCGAAAGCCCATACAAATCCCCCACCGATATGGGTGTAAATATGGTGGGCTTCTGCATTACTGATGATGACGTTGTTCGCGATGCCTCCAAGCAGGAGATTATTCGCCGCTACTATCATATGCTGTGCGACCAGCGTACAGGGCGGGCAGAAGCATCCTCTATTTATAAAATTGAGCTGCTGATGAAGCAAGCAGGCGTTTGCCATACCGACCGCGCCGTTGCCGTACTTGCAAGAAAACGAGCTGCCGATACCGGAATGCCCGCAGCTGCGATCGAACTGCCCGACGGCACCATTATTACCGGCAAAACATCTTCTCTGTTGGGGGCTTCTTCTGCGGCACTGCTGAATGCGCTGAAATATCTGGGCGGTATCAGCCACGATATGCACCTTATTTCGCCCATCATCATTGAGCCGATTCAGCATCTTAAAGTGGATCATCTCGGCAACCTGAACCCCCGCCTGCACACCGATGAAACTCTGATTGCGTTATCCATGAGTGCGGCAACCAACCCTACCGCTGAACTGGCAATGAAACAATTAGAAAAACTGCGGGGATGCGAGGCACATTCTTCGGTCATACTCTCTCAGGTGGATGACTCGGTATTTAAAAAGTTGGGGATGAACCTCACTTGCGAGCCACAGTATCAAACCAAAAAACTGTACCATAAATAA
- a CDS encoding cation transporter — MIENAYFIVEDTRGNHNMQDIKTKLDNLHGISSVYVDNNTHLVAVDYNSSGVSYDNIEYCLNKMGYQIAADASYIHTR; from the coding sequence ATGATTGAAAATGCTTACTTTATTGTCGAAGATACAAGAGGCAACCACAATATGCAAGATATTAAAACAAAACTTGATAACTTGCATGGAATTTCATCCGTCTATGTTGATAACAATACCCACCTTGTAGCTGTTGATTACAACAGCTCGGGAGTATCTTATGACAATATTGAGTATTGTCTGAACAAAATGGGGTACCAAATTGCTGCAGATGCCAGCTACATTCATACCAGATAA
- a CDS encoding DUF6774 domain-containing protein, with product MNACELTFAVNALANTIAQCLSDDELNLLGSIFNQLGDTLTTISIQRGFCNQKQLSPQSTDNNKN from the coding sequence ATGAATGCTTGCGAACTTACTTTTGCTGTGAATGCGCTCGCTAATACAATTGCGCAATGTCTGTCAGACGACGAACTGAACTTGCTTGGCAGCATATTCAATCAGCTGGGAGATACGTTGACTACCATTTCGATACAAAGAGGCTTTTGCAACCAAAAACAACTTTCGCCTCAAAGTACTGATAATAATAAAAACTGA
- a CDS encoding response regulator transcription factor, whose translation MNLTFKAIVVEDEKLIRNNIIESITLCDPSFEICASATNGKDGLELIHTLKPDVLFTDIRMPIVNGLVLAEKAKQICPNIQVVIISGYAEFEYAQHAIRLGVEDYLLKPIRTNALKNILTKLKHVLQKNKHFETKQQLQKIINTESLEDLPCRLADCTNILSIVNLGNLCNYVPSTLVRSYFNSLWDEVDLGFLPSEDCEAFVFDELSPNTKFIMFSINNKDKCIELLDSLYDYFKKEFKQIKVHIYYSYYDTLKSLSTQVEDLRLVLRRQLVMDETILMEAALTDSKLPISVLGRDFKTRLINLINNEDTDLIETEITTQLDNIIKNKMPQIWIEEYIHQLLKLLQQHTTCMSEAELYHIEYTIFDKMALPLSTLNLSTNFWNSLPVMFNSSVAVENQELITEIKNYLIKNYNSNITLDDIAQKFNFTPSYIIKMYKRSTGETPMKYVIGLRIATAKQLMHDNPAMEVKQISEYVGYFDQHYFSRIFKSITGVSPSEYRENLGN comes from the coding sequence ATGAATTTAACCTTTAAAGCCATCGTAGTTGAGGACGAAAAGCTCATAAGAAATAACATTATTGAAAGTATAACATTATGTGACCCAAGCTTTGAAATATGTGCATCTGCCACAAACGGCAAAGATGGGTTAGAACTGATTCATACTCTAAAGCCGGATGTACTCTTTACCGATATAAGAATGCCAATTGTGAATGGGCTGGTATTGGCTGAAAAAGCAAAACAGATTTGCCCCAACATCCAAGTTGTAATCATAAGCGGCTATGCAGAATTTGAATATGCTCAACACGCCATAAGGCTGGGTGTTGAAGATTATCTGCTAAAACCAATCAGAACCAATGCGCTTAAAAATATACTAACAAAACTGAAACATGTGCTGCAAAAGAATAAACATTTTGAAACAAAGCAGCAGCTGCAAAAGATTATTAACACAGAGTCGCTTGAAGATCTTCCTTGCAGATTGGCAGATTGTACCAACATTTTATCCATTGTAAACTTAGGCAATTTATGCAACTACGTGCCTTCCACCTTAGTAAGGAGTTATTTTAATAGCTTATGGGACGAGGTCGACCTCGGTTTTTTACCAAGCGAAGACTGTGAGGCATTTGTCTTTGATGAATTAAGCCCAAATACTAAATTCATTATGTTTTCTATCAACAATAAAGATAAATGTATAGAGTTATTAGACTCTTTGTATGATTACTTTAAAAAAGAATTTAAACAAATTAAGGTACATATTTATTATTCGTATTACGATACTTTAAAAAGCCTGAGTACTCAAGTGGAAGATTTGCGCCTTGTGCTAAGGCGGCAGCTTGTTATGGATGAAACTATATTAATGGAAGCTGCTTTGACCGATTCGAAATTGCCTATCTCGGTTTTAGGCAGAGATTTTAAAACAAGGCTGATTAATCTTATTAACAACGAAGATACAGATTTAATCGAGACCGAAATTACAACCCAATTGGACAATATTATTAAAAACAAAATGCCTCAAATATGGATTGAGGAATATATTCACCAACTGCTTAAACTATTGCAGCAGCACACCACATGTATGAGCGAAGCGGAGCTTTATCATATTGAGTATACAATTTTTGATAAAATGGCACTCCCCCTCAGCACGTTAAACCTTTCAACTAATTTTTGGAACTCATTGCCGGTGATGTTTAACAGTTCGGTTGCAGTGGAGAATCAAGAGTTAATTACGGAAATTAAAAACTATCTCATAAAAAATTACAACAGTAATATTACGCTAGACGATATTGCTCAAAAATTCAACTTTACACCATCCTACATTATAAAAATGTACAAGCGCAGTACCGGCGAAACCCCTATGAAATATGTGATCGGTTTGAGAATTGCTACCGCGAAACAGCTCATGCACGACAACCCTGCAATGGAGGTAAAGCAAATAAGTGAGTATGTCGGTTACTTTGACCAGCATTACTTCAGCAGAATTTTTAAAAGCATTACAGGTGTATCTCCGTCTGAATACCGCGAAAACTTAGGGAATTAG
- a CDS encoding cache domain-containing sensor histidine kinase, whose amino-acid sequence MKIFKSIKMKLFAWYGVLVMCIMLIFSLFFYYFTANTLKKNATASMLQLSNTLNKELDNLFSEVNDLSTRLLYSPEFVNLVYSDMYNYKSGSLMLQYQFNSYLYSCLGPSVSKYQVNVFRKSGEFIASGNTSVFTTLSKQDIGKVMWLADSEQSNGAKTIVGTHFAPFFNNRKPVLSLCRTFSKQWGTEKDGFLEIQLTYSSIENIIKNVSTDADGMEIFVFDSHGNLVYPFLSNTDRAKMYLLPFENSNKNQVVAAIEKTKQTIVRRSSDFTGFDVVIAQPHSSLFAPIFKLRDSVFILSLLGMYITLLITYTISKSLTMPIKHINEAITKLTLTQLPNSEPQMINSNIDELDNLILTYKNMCMRLQNSLDEIVSMRSAEMQSRMLALQSQMNPHFLYNTLTTISILADKGEDEKIISMCCDLTDMMRYISSGSANLVTIHEELQHTQSYIELMQVRFEDDIKLSVNIPKSIENVTIPKLIIQPLVENCTKYATNCAPPWHIQIDGEINETEWMVRVSDNGDGFTAETIQELDRQISSAAENRQFYELDGMGLINIYMRLFLHYGKNTLFEYGNNTSGGAFVKIGGLLDTDKEEQYEFNL is encoded by the coding sequence ATGAAAATATTTAAAAGTATTAAGATGAAGTTGTTTGCTTGGTATGGTGTACTGGTGATGTGCATTATGCTAATTTTTTCGTTATTTTTTTATTATTTTACTGCAAATACATTAAAAAAAAATGCCACGGCTTCGATGTTGCAGCTTAGCAATACATTAAACAAAGAATTAGATAATTTATTTAGCGAAGTAAATGATTTATCCACGCGTTTACTTTATTCGCCTGAATTTGTAAACCTTGTTTATTCTGATATGTATAATTACAAAAGCGGGAGCTTAATGCTGCAGTACCAGTTCAATTCTTATTTGTATTCTTGTTTGGGGCCTTCTGTATCCAAATATCAAGTGAATGTTTTTCGCAAAAGCGGCGAGTTTATTGCAAGCGGAAACACTTCGGTATTTACCACACTCTCAAAACAAGATATTGGTAAAGTAATGTGGTTAGCTGATAGTGAACAAAGCAATGGAGCAAAAACAATTGTGGGCACACATTTTGCCCCATTTTTTAATAACAGAAAACCTGTTTTATCGCTTTGCCGCACATTTTCTAAGCAATGGGGTACCGAAAAAGATGGATTTCTGGAAATCCAACTGACATACAGTTCCATAGAAAACATCATAAAAAATGTCAGCACTGACGCTGATGGGATGGAAATTTTTGTGTTTGATTCTCATGGAAATTTGGTTTATCCGTTTCTGTCAAATACGGACCGCGCAAAAATGTATTTGCTGCCTTTTGAAAATTCAAATAAAAATCAAGTTGTAGCTGCGATAGAAAAAACAAAGCAAACAATTGTAAGGCGAAGCTCTGATTTTACCGGATTTGATGTCGTAATCGCTCAGCCGCATTCTAGCTTATTTGCACCCATCTTTAAACTGAGAGACAGTGTTTTTATATTGAGTTTATTGGGGATGTACATCACCCTTTTAATTACATATACGATTTCAAAAAGTTTAACCATGCCAATTAAACATATAAATGAAGCCATAACCAAGTTAACACTAACCCAATTGCCAAACAGCGAACCACAAATGATAAATTCTAACATTGATGAACTTGATAATTTGATTTTGACTTATAAAAACATGTGTATGAGGCTCCAAAATTCACTTGACGAAATTGTTTCTATGCGAAGTGCAGAAATGCAATCGCGAATGTTGGCGTTGCAGTCTCAAATGAACCCCCACTTTTTGTATAACACTTTAACTACTATAAGCATTTTAGCCGATAAGGGCGAAGATGAAAAAATTATATCCATGTGCTGCGACCTTACCGACATGATGCGATACATTTCATCCGGCTCAGCCAATTTAGTCACAATCCACGAAGAATTGCAACATACCCAATCTTATATTGAGTTGATGCAAGTGCGTTTCGAAGATGATATTAAGCTTTCTGTAAATATCCCTAAATCGATAGAAAACGTAACAATCCCAAAGCTTATCATCCAGCCCCTGGTTGAAAACTGTACAAAGTATGCCACCAATTGCGCTCCCCCATGGCACATACAAATTGATGGAGAGATAAACGAAACCGAATGGATGGTTCGTGTGAGCGACAATGGTGATGGATTTACTGCCGAAACGATACAAGAGCTTGACCGGCAAATAAGCAGTGCAGCAGAAAACCGTCAATTCTATGAGTTGGATGGTATGGGATTAATAAATATTTACATGCGCCTATTTTTGCATTATGGTAAAAACACTCTATTTGAATATGGTAACAACACCAGCGGCGGTGCATTTGTTAAAATAGGTGGTTTACTGGATACCGATAAGGAGGAGCAGTATGAATTTAACCTTTAA